From the genome of Malus sylvestris chromosome 6, drMalSylv7.2, whole genome shotgun sequence, one region includes:
- the LOC126626848 gene encoding uncharacterized protein LOC126626848 has protein sequence MLNLNKLDFTALEVFRRNYLKWVQDVKLYLIANNLRPAIEDETDNLVGEAEKATVMIFIQRHIHDALQTEYLADEDPRGLYVTLADQFDHQKDIFLPKARHDWQHLRSQDFKYVNEYSYEVCRIQSLLRFCNETLTE, from the coding sequence atgttgaatttgaacaaactagACTTTACCGCTTTGGAGGTCTTTAGaagaaactacctcaagtgggtccaagatgtgaagctctaCCTCATTGCAAATAATTTGCGTCCcgccattgaagatgagacGGACAACCTGGTTGGCGAAGCTGAGAAAGCCACTGTCATGATCTTCATCcaaagacatattcatgacgcaCTACAAACCGAGTACCTTGCTGATGAGGATCCACGAGGACTCTATGTCACTTTGGCTGATCAATTTGATCACCAAAAAGACATATTCTTGCctaaagcaagacatgactggcagcATTTGCGCTCCCAAGATTTTAAGTATGTGAATGAATATAGttatgaagtttgtcgaatccaatCACTTCTCAGGTTCTGTAACGAGACCTTGACCGAATAG